The stretch of DNA GGAACGCGTTGGTGTCGGGGGGGAAGTTCACCGGCCCGAACGCCTACGCCGCCAACGGCAACTCGCAACCTTCCGTCACGGGGGGCCACTGGGCCAACGGCACCACGAGCACCGTCTTCGGCAGCTCCACCAGCCAAGAGGCGGCGATGGACCCTACCATCACCACCGGCACCCGGAAGTTCTGGACGACGCTCGACGCCGCTGGCCTGGCGGACATCGGCTGGGACGTCGAGGCCCCCGGCCTTCCGGGCGATTACAACTCCGACAACCTCGTCGACGCCGCCGACTACACCGTGTGGCGTGACAGCGTCGCCAGCGGCGGCGTCATTGGCAGTTACGCCGAGTGGTCCGTCAACTACGGCCGCTCCGCCGCCGCTAGCGGTCTGGCGGTCCCCGAGCCGACAACCGGCGTGCTGCTGATTATCGGGGCGTGCTGGGGCGCCGTTGGGATGCGGAGAAAGTCGGTCATTTAGCCCCCGGACCCGCCATTTAGCCCCCGGTCATTGACCGGGGCCTAAGTGCGATGGCGTGTCGATTTGGGGCGGCCCAACCCTCGTGGTCATGAACACCCGTCCAGACGCTCAAAAAGGGCCCTTCCAACGCACCTTGGGGGTCCCTCCAACCTGAGTGTCGAGTTGGCGATTGAACGCGTTCTAGGGCCCTTTTTGGGGCTCTCAGAAGGCGCCCCCAAAAACCCCGGGAAATGCCGCGGCGGTGCCGTCGCTCCTTGCCCCGTGCCGCCAGCACGCGCCGCGGGCAATCCGTCTTCCGCCATCCGGCCCCGGCGCCTACGATCCGGCCCCTCACTGTGGGCCCCGCGTTGCTCGTGGCACGAAGCCACCCGCGCTCCGCCCGCTTGCGTACCGGGAGACCTGCGGATGGACCGACGGATCGGCGCCACGCTCTGCCTCGCCCTTGGCGTTACCCTTGCGATTGCCCCGGGCGCTAGGGCGCAGTCCGTCAGCCCCCCTGCCCCGTTTGCGGGCGGCGGCGACGCGCTGCAGCTCGAGCAACCCCGCGGCGAGATCACCCCGGTGCGTTACGGCGAACCCGAGCCGACGCCGCCCACGAACAACGGCGGCGGCGCTTATTCGGGCGCGTCCGTTCCGTCGCGGCCAGCCGCCACTTCCGGGCAGGGTCGCGCGGCAACAACCGACGGCGGCCTCACGCCCGTCGGGTCCCCGAGCGTCAGTCGGGCGCAAGTCTCCAAGGGCTCGGGCAAACTCCCCAACGATGCCGGCCAGGTATGGCGTGAGTACGACATCCGTCCCTACACGCAGCGGCTCGCCGCCGACGCCAAGCCGCAGCAACGCGTCGTCGATTGGGTCCTGCGCGAGACCGGCTACGAGGCGTGGCACGGCGAGACCGTCGGCATTCTCAACGCCACGCGCGAAACGCTCACCGTCTATCACACGCCCGCGATGCAGGCGATCGTCACTGACATTGTCGACCGCTTCGTCAACAGCAAGGCGGCCGAGCAGGCGTTCTCGATGCGGATCGTCACGGTCCGCAACCCCGACTGGCGCGTGCGGGCCCTCGGCTTGATGACGCCGATCAGCGTGCAGTCGCCCGGCCTGCAAGGTTGGGTCATGCCCAAAGAGAACTACGCGTTGCTCTCGGCCGAACTCGGGCGCCGCGGCGACGTGCGTGAGTACAACGCCGCGGGGCAGCTGGTCCCCAACGGTCAGTCGGTCCACTTCAGCACGATGCGTCCGCGCGGGTACGTGAAGGGGATCGTCCCTACGCAGAACGTTTGGCCCGGCTACCAACCCGAGACGGCGCAGATCGACGAGGGCGCGTCGCTAGAGTTCAGCCCGCTGCTGTCGCTCAACCTCGAGTCGGCCGAAGCGGTGATCAAGCTGCGACTCAACCAGATCGAGAAGATGCGACGCGTCTCGCTCGACCTGCCCACCCCCGGCGTCAACGCAGGCGCCACGCCGGGGCAGCGTTTGCAGGTCGAGGTGCCGCAGGTCACCAGCGCCGACCTCCACGAACGCTTCCGCTGGCCGGCGAACCAGGTGCTCGTCCTGTCGCTGGGGATGGTCGCCACACCGGGCCCCGAAACGGGCGGCGCGTTCAGCGAGATGCTGCCCGACATGATGAAGAGCCCGCCACGCGCCGACGCGCTATTGTTCGTCGAAGCGCGGAGCTCGGCGATCCCCACCGCGGCGCCCAGCGCCGCCCCAACCGGCGACCGCATTCAAACCGCCGTCCGGCCGACGCCAACGTTTCATGGGCGGTATTGAGCATTCGTCCTTAAGAACTTAAGCACGGATATGACTACGGTTGAATATGGGAGGGGTCTCCCGACAACTTGTGTTGTGGGAGGCGTCTCCAGACGCCGATGACGCGCACCATGCCGTGTTCGGCCAAGAAACCGTAATCGGGGTCTGGAGACCCCTCCCACAAGTTGTTAGAGACCCCTCCCACAAGTTGATGGGGGCGCCTCCTATACGTTGATGGGGGCGCCTACGGCATGCGCTTCGCATCCAAGGCTGGGCATGGACGCTAGCCCGATTTCGAAGTCGACCCCGATCCGCCTGTTTCTCAACCCCAACGCCCGCGACGGCGCCGTTGATCGGTTGCGTGACGCCGCCCGCCGCGCGCTGGGCGATCAGGCTGAGGTGATCGAAACCACCTCCAGCGACGATACGACCCACGAGATCCACCGCGTCTGCGACGAGGGGGGCGTCGTCGTCGCCGCCGGTGGGGATGGGACCGTACACGGCGTCATCAACGCGTTGATGACCGCTGCGTCACCCGCGGTGCTCGGACTGGCGCCGATGGGGACCTCCAATAACTTCTGCCGCGACCTCGGGCTGCCGCTCGAGGTGGACGAAGCGCTCGCGGTATTGCGGGACGGCGTCCCTACCCCCGTTGATCTGATCCGCATCACGATTGATGACAGGGTGCGTTACTGTGCGACCGTCGCCACCGCCGGCAACGCCGACCGCGTCATCGACGCACTGGAAGATCAGGACAAGCAGAGCTGGGGGGCCTGGTGCTACCTCCGCGCCGCGCTGCCCGTGATGACCGACCTCCAGAGTTACGAGGTCGAGGTCGCGGTGGATGGCGGCCCCGTCGAGATGCTCCCGCTATGGAACCTGATTGTCGCCAATGGTCGCTACGCCGGCGGCGGGCTCGATGTGGCGTCGCGAGCGCGGCTCGACGACGGGCTGCTCGACCTGGTGCTCATCGGCGAGGGCGAGGGGATCGACTTGGCGTCGCTCGCCTCGGGCTTCTTGCTCGGCGATTACCTCGAGCACGAACGGGTCACTTTCCGTCAGGCCCAGCGAATCGACATCCGCGCACCCGGCGGGCTTTGTTTCATCGCCGACGGCGAGCCCCTCGAAGGCCAGGCGTTCCGCTTCGAAGCCCTGCCCGGCGCTTTGCAGGTACTGGTTCCGCGCTACTCATTCCGACCGATAAACGACGACGCCGACCGCCGCTAGATGCGGCGGTCGGCGGGACGCAAGTCCATGGGGCGGCGTCTCAAGCCGCCCGCCGATTCATCAACGGCGACGCAGCATTACCCCGGCCCCAAGGAGGCAGAGGGCGATCGCGGTCGGCTCGGGGATCTGGGACACCTCGACGTTGTCGATCACGCCGAACGTCAGGTCGGGACGCGACGTCACCGACGTGAAGAAGTCGGCGTAGACCAGGCTGATGTTGCCGTCCGACGAGAAGGGCTCGTCGATCGTGACGATCTGGAGACGGTCGCCCGAGGGCTTCTCGATCCAGATATCGGCTACGGACCCGTCGGTGGTGACCTCAAAGGTGACCCACTGGAAGCCAGGAGTGCCGGCGATGCCAGGAGGAAAGGCAACTTGGGACTGGGAGGCAGGAGGCGCGACCCCCGTCAAGAAATCGGCGTAGTAAGCGTCTTCGCCGTTGCGAGTGCCGGCCGTCATTTCGGTTGCGGCAAGGAAGGTGGTATCGGCGAAGGCGCGCCAATCGCTTGCCGAACCGCCTTCGTTGGTGGCTAGAA from Botrimarina mediterranea encodes:
- a CDS encoding diacylglycerol/lipid kinase family protein, translated to MDASPISKSTPIRLFLNPNARDGAVDRLRDAARRALGDQAEVIETTSSDDTTHEIHRVCDEGGVVVAAGGDGTVHGVINALMTAASPAVLGLAPMGTSNNFCRDLGLPLEVDEALAVLRDGVPTPVDLIRITIDDRVRYCATVATAGNADRVIDALEDQDKQSWGAWCYLRAALPVMTDLQSYEVEVAVDGGPVEMLPLWNLIVANGRYAGGGLDVASRARLDDGLLDLVLIGEGEGIDLASLASGFLLGDYLEHERVTFRQAQRIDIRAPGGLCFIADGEPLEGQAFRFEALPGALQVLVPRYSFRPINDDADRR